The Kaistella daneshvariae genomic sequence GTCAGAAACTGCAGATTCCACATCAGTGGTTCGCCACCGGTCAGCACGATGGTTTTACAGTTTTTCGCCGCTGTTTGGGCAATTTCTTCAGTATTTAAAAGCGGATGCAAATCCGGGTTCCAACTTTCTTTCACATCGCACCAGTGGCAACCAACGTCGCAGCCGCCAAGGCGGATGAAATATGCCGCTTTTCCGGTGTGGGCGCCTTCACCTTGAATGGTGTAAAAATGCTCCATTACGGGGAGCATTTTACCTTCTTTCAATAAAATATTTTCTTCTTCTTTAGTCATTATAAACAGATGTTTTGTAAGCCAGCAGCGTGTTTTTCATCAACATCGCTCTGGTCATCGGGCCTACACCGCCCGGCACCGGAGTAATCCAGCTGGCTTTGTCGTTACAGCTCTCGAAATCTACGTCGCCTACAAGTCTGTAACCTTTTTTGGAGTCATCTTCCACGCGCGTAATTCCTACGTCTACGATAACGGCGCCGTCCTTAATCATATTTGCTTTGAGGAAGTTCGGGTCGCCCAACGCCGTAATTACGATATCGGCTTTCAGCGTGTACTGTTCAATGTGCGGCGTGTAAGAATGCGTTAAAGTTACGGTGGAATTTCCCGGGAAATCTTTTCTTCCCATCAAAATGCTCATCGGTTTTCCCACAATTCTGCTTCTGCCGATAATTACGCAGTGTTTTCCTTTGGTATCGATTTGATATCTTTCAAGTAAAGTCAAAATTCCAAACGGTGTGGCGGGTAAAAAAGTATTCATTTCAAGAGCCATTTTTCCGAAATTTTCGGGGTGAAAACCATCGACATCTTTTCTCGGATCTATTGCCATGATGATTTTTTCCTGATCGATTTGCTGGGGCAAAGGCAACTGAACGATGAAACCGTCCACTTCCTTTGACTTATTCAGCTCATCGATTTTTTCTAAAAGTTCCGCTTCGGAAACCGTGCTCGGAAATTCCACCAAAGATGAGCGGAAGCCCACGTCGTGGCAATCCTTAATCTTGTTATTTACATACGTCATGCTGGCGCCGTTTTTTCCGACCAATATCGCGACAAGATGCGGCGGACGTCTGTGGTTTTCAATAATTTTTTCAACCTCAGCGCGGATTTCTTCTTTAATTTCTTTGGAAACTTTCAGTCCGTCGAGAATTTCAGCCATTTTTTTAACTTTTAGATTTATTGGAAAGAATTTTACTTTTTCGCTATAAAGAATTTGATGAGCCCGTTGGTTGAGAAATCATGAGAATTTACCGGTTCGGCACTTTTTAATTCCGCTAAAATTTTTCCGGCAAGCACTTTTCCTAATTCAACACCGAACTGATCGAAACTGAAAATATTCCAGATGACGCCCTGCACGAAGATTTTATGTTCATAGAGCGCGATGAGTTGTCCCAAAGAGAAAGGCGTCAGTTCTTCGAAAATAAAGGAATTTGTCGGGGTATTTCCCTGAAAAACTTTGTAATTCACCAGCTCCTCAATTTCTTCCCCTGAAATGCCTGTTTTTTCCAATTCTGCCCAAACTTCATCCGGCGTTTTTCCGAAAGCTAAAGC encodes the following:
- a CDS encoding bifunctional 5,10-methylenetetrahydrofolate dehydrogenase/5,10-methenyltetrahydrofolate cyclohydrolase, translated to MAEILDGLKVSKEIKEEIRAEVEKIIENHRRPPHLVAILVGKNGASMTYVNNKIKDCHDVGFRSSLVEFPSTVSEAELLEKIDELNKSKEVDGFIVQLPLPQQIDQEKIIMAIDPRKDVDGFHPENFGKMALEMNTFLPATPFGILTLLERYQIDTKGKHCVIIGRSRIVGKPMSILMGRKDFPGNSTVTLTHSYTPHIEQYTLKADIVITALGDPNFLKANMIKDGAVIVDVGITRVEDDSKKGYRLVGDVDFESCNDKASWITPVPGGVGPMTRAMLMKNTLLAYKTSVYND